A region of the Allorhizobium pseudoryzae genome:
ATTGCGCCATCACGCCTGGAGGCAGTCCGGCAAGGTGGGTGAGCGCTTTCAGCCCGTACTTGCCCTTCATCGACAGCATGGAATGGAACTTCCTCTCGGAGAGTTTCAAGACAGAATCTTGTCCCTCCATATAACCGTCCGCTTCGCTCACGACCAGTGAATCCTCGCATCGTGGCACTCCTTTCACCCTATCGGTTGACGTGTTTGGGGCCCTGCTATTTCATGCGGTCAGACGCGGCGGCCACGTGCCTCGGTCCCGGGGAGTCCGGTTGCCGGCCGATCGGCACGGAAATCATCAGAACGATGAGCAGGTAGGAAGCCAGGAAGGTCGCCCAGGCGAGCGTATTGTCGGATGTCTTGCTGCCGTGCATATCACCATCTCCCGTTGGAACGATGTGAAACTTCGCCTTCGGCCAGGCCCTTCCGGCGAGCCTGGACTGCAACACAGAATGATTCAGTCTACTTCTTTAGTAGACATTTTCCACTCCAAAACGCCCGGCGCGGGAAAAAGTTCTGGATGCCGATGCCGCGGTGCTCGTCTATTGTGACCCTGACCGGTTCCACGACGAGATGAGTTCAGGTGTGACGCCCAGCCAGATCCTGATCATCATCCTGCTCGCGGGTCTGCTTGCCGCCTTCGCAAGCGACCGATTCCGCGCCGAGAACGTGGCGATCGCCGGGCTGGTTGCGGGCGTTGTGCTGGGGCTTGTTCCAGTCCATCGCATCTTCTCGGGTCTCACCAACCCCGCGGTCATCACCGTCCTTGAAGTGCTGCTGATCGTCCATGCGCTGGCGCGAAGCCATGTCTTCGACCGGATCGGAGACGTCTTGGGCCGTCGGTTCATCGACCCTCGCATGCAGATCTTGGTGCTTTGCGTCATCGCCGCCGTCCTGTCGAGCGTGATGAACAACATCGCGGCGTTCTCCCTGATGCTGCCGGCCTGCTTTTCCCTGATGGCGCGAGGACGGGTGCCCGTGCGCTGGATCTTCCTCCCGCTCTCCTATGCCACATTGCTGGGCGGGCTGTGGACCTCGATCGGCACGCCACCCAACCTCATTGCCAGCACCTTCTTGCAGCGCGCCGGGATGCAGGGTTTTGCCCTGCTGGACTTTGCACCGGTCGGCATTCTCGCCACCGCAGCCGGATTGCTCGCTATGGCTTTCTGGTTGCCGCGCACGCTGATGGACGAAGGCGACTCCGAAACGGACGGGGACACCCAGAGCCTCTCCCGAGTCACGACGGAACTGCGGATATCCGTCTCCGAACTGCCGCCTCCGTCGGTCGCCACCCTTCAGACGCGGCTTGGTGGGCGCATCCACAATATCATCCGCGACGGGAAACGGATCTTTCCGCTCCGGCCGGATACCACCATAGATGCATCGGACCGACTGCTGGTGGACGCAGAGCCGAAGGCGCTCGACCGCGCGCTTGCAGCAGGAGCCGTCTCCTACTGGCGCCGGGCACACACCGGCGAACGACGGCGCCTCAGCGCGATCGTGATGCCACACAGCCTTCTGGCCGGCTCCTCCATCGCCGCGCAGAACCTGACGGACAACACGGGCGTGGAGATCCTGCAGGTCGAAGGCGAACAGGTGCGTTATGACGGGCCTTTCGAGGAAGTGGCCCTCAGGGTCGGCAGCATCCTGCTTCTCGAAGGTGATGAAGCCGCGATCGGGGCTTTCATTGCCTATCATGACCTGGTCGAAGTTGCGGAGAAGCCCAATTCCGGCACGACCGTCGTCGGTGTCATACCGCTTGCGGTATTCGCAGTGGGAGTGGTGGCGGTCGCCTGCGGCCTCGTCGCACCCGAAGTGGCACTTGGCGGGGTCGTGGCCTTTCTCTGCCTGACCGGCAAGCTCGACATCCGATCGGCCCTTCGCACCCTCAACTGGCCGATCCTCGTTATTCTCAGCGCAATGCTCCCCTTGGGCGAGGCCGTGGGCACCACGGGCGCTGCGGCTGCCATTGCATCAGCGCTGGCAGATCACCTGCCCCTCACCTTTGCGCCCGTCGCGGTCTTTGCACTGCTTGCGACCGCCATGGCCATCACGCCCTTCGTCAACAATGCAACGACCGTGACCATCCTGGCGCCGATCGCCATCGAGATTGGGCATGCCACGCAGCTTTCGCCGCAGATGCTCGTCATGGCAGTTGCCGTCGGAGCCTCCTGCGACTTCCTCACCCCCTTCGGCCACCACAACAACACGCTGGCCTATGGGCTCGGCCATTACCGTTTCAGGGACTTCCTGAAGCTCGGATGGCCGGTCTCGCTTGCCAGCTTCCTCGTCGCCGGCAGCGTTCTGTTGCTTTACTGGTGAGACGATACTCCGAGATTTTCGGATCAAGCCGGTCGCTCGCCCGAATGTTTTATGCGCCAATCGCCGGCTTCACGACGTGCACATTGCGGCCCAGCCAGCCTGCTGATGGCTCCCGTTCTCTCCGGCAGACGCGAAGGGAAACACTTTTCCCGTCGAAAGAAGCCGCGTTGACTTAGTCTACTGCGCTAGTAGTCTGATCGCAGTCAACGGAGGAAGCCTCATGTCCAGATCCATACGATTGTTCGGTCTTGCCGCAGCCGGCGTGCTTGCATCCCTGCTGGTGGCGCCCCAGGTCATGGCCGATACGACACTGCTCAACGTTTCCTACGACCCGACCCGCGAATTCTACAAGGATTTCAACGCGGCCTTTGCAAAACATTACAAGGCCGAAACCGGTGAGACCGTTACCATCCAGCAATCGCATGGCGGCTCCGGCAAGCAGGCGCGCTCGGTCATCGACGGGCTTGAAGCCGATGTCGTGACGCTGGCGCTGGAAAGCGACATCAATGCGATCGTCCAGAACGGTGGCAAGATCAAGGCGGATTGGCGCGGGCGCCTGCCTGACAATTCCTCGCCCTATACCTCCACCATCGTCTTCCTCGTTCGCAAGGGAAACCCGAAGAACATCCACAATTGGGGTGACCTGGTGAAGGGTGACGTCCAGATCGTCACCCCCAATCCAAAAACCTCCGGCGGTGCGCGCTGGAACTACCTTGCCGCTTGGGCCTGGGCGAACGAAGAATTCAAGGGCGACCAGGACAAGATCAAGGCCTACATCGCCGACCTTTACAAGCGCGCCCCGGTGCTGGACAGCGGCGCGCGCGGCTCCACCGTCACCTTCGCGCAGCGCCAGATCGGCGATGTCCTGCTCGCCTGGGAGAACGAGGCCTATCTGGCCGGCGAGGAGTTCGGCAAGGACGCCTTCGAGATCGTCGTGCCACCGATTTCCATTCTCGCGGAGCCGCCGGTCGCAGTGGTGGATGCCAATGTCGACGCCAAGGGCACGCGCAAGGTGGCGGAAGCCTACCTGCAGTATTTGTACTCCAGTGAGGGACAGAACCTTGCCGCCAAGCATTTTTACCGCCCGGCCAAGCGTGACGTGGTCAAACCCGAGCTGCTGAAGGCCCTGCCGGACATCAAGCTGGTGACGATCGACGATCCGCTCTTTGGCGGCTGGAAGAAGGCGCAGCCCGAGCACTTCGGCGATGGCGGCATCTTCGACCAGATCTACAAGCCCGCGCGCTAGGGAGTCCGCTGCGAATGACATCCGCAACCGCATCGAAGCGGTGGCGAATGAAAGAGCCGAGCATCATCCCGGGCTTCGGGTTGACGCTCGGTTTTTCAGTCGCCTACCTCTCGCTCATCATCCTCATTCCGCTGGCGGGTCTCGTCTGGCGCGCCAGTTCGCTGTCCGGCGCCGAGTTCCTGGCCATCCTCACCGACGTCCGCACGCTCGCGGCGCTGAAGATCAGCTTCGGCACGGCTTTGATCGCAGCGGTCATCAATGCCGTCTTCGGCGTGCTGATCTGCTGGGTGCTGGTCCGCTATGAATTTCCGGGGCGCCGGCTCATCGATTCGATGGTTGATCTGCCCTTTGCGCTGCCGACAGCGGTCGCCGGCATTGCGCTCAGCGCGCTCTATGCGCCGCAAGGCTGGATCGGCTCCTGGTTCACGTCGTTCGGCATCCGCATCGCTTATACGCCGATCGGCATCACCATCGCCCTGATCTTCATCGGCCTGCCCTTCGTGGTGCGCACCGTGCAGCCGGTGATGGAGGAGATCGACCGCGAGGTGGAAGAGGCGGCGGCGACGCTTGGCGCCAACCGCTTCCAGACCATTTTCAAGGTGCTCCTGCCCAGCCTGACGCCAGCGATCCTGACCGGCTTCGCGCTGGCCTTCGCCCGTGGCGTCGGGGAATACGGCTCCGTCGTCTTCATCGCCGGGAATATTCCGTATGTCTCCGAGATCGCACCGCTTCTGATCGTCATTCGCCTGGAGGAGTTCAACTATGCCGGCGCGACCGCCATCGCGACGATGATGCTGGCGATCTCCTTTGCCATGCTGCTCGTCATCAACCTGATCCAGGCCTGGAGCCGTGGGAGATATGGACATGGCTGAGCGCCCATCGCGCACGCGCGCTTTCCGCAACCCCACCGACGAGACACCGCTGACCAAGCTGGTGCTGATCGGCATCGGCGGCGCCTTCCTCGCATTCTTCCTGTTTCTGCCGCTGATCACCGTCTTCGTCGAAGCCTTCCGTAACGGCGTCGAACGTTACGCGGAGGCGCTGGTCGAGCCGGATGCGGCTGCGGCCATCCGGCTCACTCTCACGGTCGCCGCCATAGCTGTGCCTTTCAACCTCGTCTTCGGTCTCGCCGCCGCCTGGGCCATCGCCAAGTTCGAGTTCAGGGGGAAGGCCTTCCTGATCACGCTGATCGATCTGCCGTTTTCGATCTCACCGGTGATTTCCGGTCTCGTCTATGTCTTGCTGTTCGGCAGCCAAAGCGTGCTTGGCCCGATGCTGAAGAGCTACGGGATCGAAATCCTGTTTGCCGTGCCGGGCATCGTGCTTGCCACCGTCTTCGTCACCTTCCCCTTCGTCGCGCGTGAACTGATCCCCCTGATGCAGGACCAAGGCACCGGTGACGAGGAGGCGGCGCTCTCGCTCGGCGCATCCGGCTGGCAGACCTTTTGGTACGTGACACTGCCCAATATCAAATGGGGCCTGCTGTATGGCGTATTGCTCTGCAATGCCCGCGCCATGGGCGAGTTCGGCGCGGTCTCGGTGGTCTCGGGTCATATCCGCGGGCTGACCAACACCATGCCGCTGCATGTCGAGATCCTCTACAACGAATACAACATGGCCGCCGCCTTCGCCGTCGCCTCGCTGCTGGCCGCCTTGGCGCTGGTCACGCTTGTCCTCAAGACCCTTCTGGAAATCCGCTTCGGCGCCGGCAATGCCGGCGGTCGCCGACACTGAAAGGCCTGAAAACATCATGGATGTTTCCGTTTCCCATGTGACCAAGGAATTCGCCCGCTTCCCGGCATTGAACGATGTCTCGCTCGATATCCGGTCCGGTGAACTGATTGCGCTGCTCGGGCCGTCCGGCTCCGGCAAGACGACTCTTCTGCGGCTGATTGCGGGTCTGGATCAGCCGACCGAGGGGCAGATCCTGTTCGGCGGCGAGGATGCCTCGCACAAAAGCGTTCAGGAGCGGAACATCGGCTTCGTCTTTCAACATTATGCGCTGTTTCGTCATATGACGGTGGCGGAAAACATCGGGTTCGGGCTGAGGGTAAGGCCTGCCGCGACGCGTCCCTCCAAGGCGGAAACACGCCAGCGGGTCGCAGAGCTTCTGGACATGGTGCAACTCACCGGTCTGGAAAAGCGCTATCCCAACCAGTTGTCCGGCGGCCAGCGTCAGCGCGTGGCCCTTGCCCGCGCCATGGCAATCGAGCCGCGCGTGCTGCTGCTCGACGAGCCGTTCGGCGCGCTCGATGCCAAAGTGCGCAAGGAATTGCGAAAATGGCTGCGCGAGTTCCACGACCGGACCGGACACACGACCGTCTTCGTCACCCATGACCAGGAAGAGGCACTGGAGCTGGCCGACCGGGTGGTCGTGATGAGCCAGGGCAGGATCGAACAGATCGGCTCCGCCGATGATGTCTATGATCGGCCGGGATCGCCCTTCGTGCACCGCTTTATCGGCGAGGCATCCGAACTTCCCGTCCGCGTGGAGAACGGCGTCGTCTGGCTTGACGACCGGCCGACCGGCCTCAAGAGCGAACAGGCCGGACGGGGCTCTCTCTTCTTCCGTCCGCACGATGTGGATTTCGTCGATGGCTGCGGCGGCTGCCTGAGCGGCGTGGTCATCGGCAGCCGAAGGCTTGCCGGCTCACGCCGAGTGGAGCTTGAACTCGGCGGTGGGCGTCTTCGTGTCGAGGTCGACATTGCCCTCGACAACCCAGCCGCACTGAAGACATCGGTATCGTTCAGACCGCGTCATTGGGCAATATTCCCGGCTGCAGGCGAAGATTATGCATAGGTCAGGAAGCCGCCAACGCTCACAGCTGCTGCCATCGAGCGGCAAACTGACGCTCCGTTATCCGTTAAACAGCGACTGGGCGACAAACACAGTTGCGTTGACGAACGGCTTGCAGTTGGGATCGAACTACACTCTCAAACGTCATGGGGACGTTAAGCGACGCCCTCAACCTGCGTCTTCCCAGGGCCACGGACCAAACATGCCTTGCTGGGCGCTTGTCGGATCGCTATTGCTTTTCGGCGCTTCGAATCAAAGAGGATAAAGATGGCAACTGGTACCGTAAAGTTTTTCGCTCAGGACAAGGGCTTCGGCTTCATCACCCCGGACAATGGTGGACCGGATGTGTTCGTCCACATCTCGGCTGTAGGCTTCGGCGCTTCGCTGACCGATGGCCAGAAGGTCAGCTACGACGTGGGCCAAGACCGGAAGACAGGCAAGTCGAAGGCTGAGAACGTTAGCGTCCTCTGAATTCAAAATCCCCGGTCTCGCTGAAAAGGCGAGATCGGGGGCCATAGGATCGTCTTCTCCTGGATGGGAGTTGAGCAGCTTGCGCGCGCCGAACTGGTGCAGTCGGCTGACCCATTTTTGCATGCCTTTTACGGCTTCGACATTGCCTTGCACTGAGCGGAAATGGCTCAGGAGCGCGGCATGGCCTTATCCAGAAAAGCCAGGACGTGCCTCCAGTTTTCCGCGGCGCCCACGGGATTGGCGTCATGTCGAAGGCTGGAGGAACCATGGACGCCGTGCCTTGGCACATATTGTTGCGCCAGACCGTTTGGCACAGCTTTCGCCAAGGCCATCGCACTCATCACTTCCTCGGCGTCCGGTGCAGAGGTGATAAAGACCGGAATCGTCAAACGGGATGCTTCTTCCTGGATCGAGTAGCCGCTGATATATTCGGCCGGCGAAAATGCCAGGAGCGCTTTGACCTCCGGATGGTGTGCCGCAACGACAAACACGAGCGCCGACGAATAGCTCGATCCCCACACAGCAATGGGAGCGCTGGTATGTGCTGTCGCGTAACCCAGGGCTGCCTCAAGATCAGGTAGGGCGTCCGCGTAGGTGTGGCTTGTCCGGGAATTCGCAGCCGTTTCGTTCACGGCCCCCCACAGGTCGCCGCCCGAACGTTGATCGACGGCAAGGGTCCCGAACCCCGCCTTGTTGAGGAGCGGCGCGAGAGGTTCATATTCGCTTTTGTTCGATCCGGCCATGTGGAACAGGAGGATCGTGCCTCGGCTGGTCCCGATCGGCTTGCGAAGATCTGCGTGGATCTGCACCCCATCTTTGGCCGCGAAGGACACGTCATCGGCGAGCGCCGGATACGGCGCGGTAAAGCTCAAGGCTACGGCGATGGCGAGACGGATAAGTCGAGGCAAGCGCATGGGAACTCCAGGGATTATTTGTGTTGAGCCCTTGGTTCGCACGCGCCTCTACCATTGTTACAGAGCGTATTGATAATCGTCGCAGGCTCACGAAGCTGTGACACCGTAACATTCCCGCATGTCTCAACGAATTCACTGTGTCACCTTGGATCCACCAGGGTGTGATGATCCTTTTCGGGAGCGTGCCATGGCTCATGTCAATGAAATTCAGAAAGCGGCCTTTGCCTTCTCTGTCGTCGTGGGGATGGCAATGCCTGCTCATGCGGCAGATCGGTCACTGACCGTCGTCGAACTGTTCACCAGTCAGGGCTGCTCGTCCTGTCCGCCGGCCAATGCCAATCTTGGCAAAATCAGCCGGCGGCCGGATGTTCTGGCGCTCAGTTTTTCGGTGACCTACTGGGACTATCTCGGCTGGAAGGACACCTTCGGAAAGCCGGAATTCACCCAACGGCAGATCACCTATGAGCCGGCTCTCAACCAACCCGGTCCTTATACCCCGCAGATGGTGGTGAATGGACTCGCCACCACCGTCGGCAACCGGCTCGACGATGTTGAAGCGCTTCTTGCCGCGGCTCAACCGCTGAACGGGCCAAGCCTGGCGCTGCGCGGAGGGACAGTGCAGGTCGGTTGGTCGGAGACAACACTTCCGGCCGATGTCTGGCTCATTCGCTATGATCCTGCCATTGAAGCGGTTCCGGTGGCGCGCGGTGAAAATCGCGGCAGCACACTGCCGCATACGCATGTGGTTCGCCGTCTTGACCGCTTGGGAATGTGGAATGGCCGGCGTGCGTCTTTCACCTTGCCGGCCTCGGAACATGGCTTGAAGACCGCAGTCCTCGTCCAACGCCCGAACGGCGGCCCGATCCTGTCTGCCGTTACGGACTAGAACCAACCGGCACCTGGGGTTGATTGGTCACAACCTCCGCTTCTGTTCAAGCTCTAGAAAGGTTTCACGACGGCCAGCCACGCAATCGCGGCGAATGCGACGAGCGTGGCGACCGGTGCGTGCCGCACCAACGCCGGCAACTTCACCTGTCCGCGGAGCGCGCGGCGAAGCATGTCAGCCCCGATGGTGTGGAGCCCCGTCAGGAAGACAACAGGTATCATCTTCAGCAGAAGCCATATCGACGTATCCCATCCCGCCCCGAACGCCATGGTGAAGCCCGCCAACCAGACGACCGCCAGGGCCGGTGTGGTTACGACGATATCCCACCTCAGGACGCTCTCAACGACGTGGCGGGATCGTTCATCAATCCGGGGATGGATGGTTCTCAACGTCATGGCGAGCAACAAAACGCCGCCGATCGTCAGAACGACGGCAAAAACATGAACAGTCTTTACAAGGAGATACATGCCGGCAGATCCTCTCCTTGTCCCCAGCGGACGCCAAAATTCTCGACGTCCTTTTGCGTGCCAGGCAGGGTCGTAACGGGCACAGCGTGACCATCAAGAGTTCGCGCGGAACGATATTGCCGATGGAGATAATATCCGCGTTGCATCTGCCAGTGCAGATGCAACTGGCCAGCGCCTCCCCGTCCGACGCAGAGCTTGCACACCAGGGGAGTTTCGGATGCCGACACAGCGGCTGTCGTTGTCATGAAGGCCAATGAGGGACATTCCGGCGATGCGAGGCAAGGCGATCATGATCCACCCGGTCACTTGGGTCTGACGGGATGCCCATCCGCGCGGCGGATGGGCTTTTGCCGGAGAGGCAGGCCAGGATCACGGCTCCGGCTGCAATTTGACCGTATCCCAGTTCGCATCGGCCTTCGCGATATTGCCGGGCACATCCTCTCGCCAGGCCTTAAGGACGCTGTCGTCGTAATTGAGGTAGAGCTTGTTCCCCACCACGGTGAACGCCTGGGGTTCGGTCGGGGCCTTGTGTCCCTGAGCGGTCCCGTACGCACAGTAGCCGCCATATTGTGGCGCGAAATGCGCCGGATCGGCGATGAATGCGTCCCGATGGGCCGCCGATGCGAAATGGAAGGTGGCTCCCTTATAGTTTGCTGTATATTTGTCCGAGCCTTTTACCGGCTTGTGATCGGTGAAATAGGCGACGGGATCATAACCATTGATCGCGACCCCTTTGGTCGCGAAGATTTCTTCCGCAAACGCGTTGGCAGCCAGGGAGAGCGTCAGAGCAGAGGCAAGCGGGAGTAGTTTTCGTAACAAGCCGGTCATTTTTCGATCCTTTTCCGGGATAATCACCACCCACCTATTTCGCCGTGGCCAGGGGAAAGGTTACATCCATCACGATCAAGCGTTTGTGCGGGCAGACCAGGAAACCGGACCTATTGGGAACACATGGCGAGCGCCACCTTCCCGGTGAGCTCTCGGATCAATCGGTCTTTTTCTGCGACTTCCCGGGTCAGGTTGCGGATCTGCGCTTCCGAAGACGGCGCAATCTCCCAGAACGTCACCGTAAAGATGATCGGAACCGTCATGGCGGCGCCATCGTGGGACTGCGGGTCCCATGGGGGCGCCTGTTCGTCCTTCGCAACACGGCCCCACAGCTTGAGAACGCAGGCATCCCCGACCTCGCATCGAAGCACTGCATCCGGCGTTGCCTCGGGGCTGCTCATCGCCTGGCGAAGTGTTGCGGCGTCGGCATGGAACCGGAAGGTTGATTGGTCGATGACGTGGGGTGTCATCACCTGACCGGACACAACCTGAAAAACGATCCCCGGCGCGATGCGCGCATAATCGATAGCAATCCGCCGTTGGGTTTGCACCAGATGCGCAATGCTCGGGGTGATTGCCTGCCCCCATACGGCAGCACCTGACGCAAAGTAGTAGACGACGGGATGTCCCCTGTTGGGCGTGACAACCGAATTCAGCATCGCTTTGCTCCTGTTGGGCACCGGCGCCACAATGGGGCCGGACCGATTGAAAACTGCGTGGGAGCACTTCCACTCTTGTCCGATACGTCTGGGGATGACAGTTTGTTACAGGCTGCGGAAGCAACTCATGAAGCGGCGGGGAGTGGCTATTTCGGGAAGCCCAGAACGGCAAGGCCAGCGTCGAGCCACCCCGCGCGCGCCTCGTGGCCGCGGTTGTGAAGACACATGATGCTGTCACCGCGAAGGCAATCGGGAACATCGTCACAGACGATACCGCCCACGACAATCTGTCTGGTCTCCGTCACATCGCATCGTGCCCGCTGGCGCATGATGGCAAGGCTTTTGAAGGCGTCCCCTTGATGAAAATGGTCGCCGATGGCCCGCCCTTCCAGGGGGAATGTGGTGTCGGCGCGACCGTGAAAGTGCACCATTGGCGGGATTTCGGACACGCAGTCGGAGGGCTTTGGTAACGGGTTCCAGAACACACCGGAGAACGTCACCATTCCGGCCGCCTTTTCACCCTGTTGGCATGCAGTATACCAAGCCATCGACGCGCCGATCGAAAACCCGCCGATGACGATCCTGTCCGGCGTAAAATGATACCGCTGCCTCAGATCATCGAACAGGGCTCCGATAAAGCGCCTTTCATCCCGCCGGACGGTCGGACTGCCGGGAAAGGACCATCCTCCCTCGATGCCATCGACCGCCACATAAGCGAGGTGATGAGCAAGCGTCATGGCGACCAGGGGCCGCTGCTCCATTTGCAGATCCGCCGATCCCTTCCATCCGTGAAAATAGACGAAGGCACCTCTCACGTCGCCGTCCGCGGGAAAGGCAATGCGATATTCTCCGCCCGGAATCGGACAGCCGGTACTTGCGCCGCATGGAACCTCTGCAGCGATTGGGGAAGCCAGCGCTGCCGCCAGCATGGCGAGAAGGTAGATACGCATCGCCGGCACCTCATCTCAATGGACAGAAGGAAAACCCTCGGTCGGCTTGGGGACCA
Encoded here:
- a CDS encoding SLC13 family permease translates to MTPSQILIIILLAGLLAAFASDRFRAENVAIAGLVAGVVLGLVPVHRIFSGLTNPAVITVLEVLLIVHALARSHVFDRIGDVLGRRFIDPRMQILVLCVIAAVLSSVMNNIAAFSLMLPACFSLMARGRVPVRWIFLPLSYATLLGGLWTSIGTPPNLIASTFLQRAGMQGFALLDFAPVGILATAAGLLAMAFWLPRTLMDEGDSETDGDTQSLSRVTTELRISVSELPPPSVATLQTRLGGRIHNIIRDGKRIFPLRPDTTIDASDRLLVDAEPKALDRALAAGAVSYWRRAHTGERRRLSAIVMPHSLLAGSSIAAQNLTDNTGVEILQVEGEQVRYDGPFEEVALRVGSILLLEGDEAAIGAFIAYHDLVEVAEKPNSGTTVVGVIPLAVFAVGVVAVACGLVAPEVALGGVVAFLCLTGKLDIRSALRTLNWPILVILSAMLPLGEAVGTTGAAAAIASALADHLPLTFAPVAVFALLATAMAITPFVNNATTVTILAPIAIEIGHATQLSPQMLVMAVAVGASCDFLTPFGHHNNTLAYGLGHYRFRDFLKLGWPVSLASFLVAGSVLLLYW
- a CDS encoding sulfate ABC transporter substrate-binding protein, which translates into the protein MADTTLLNVSYDPTREFYKDFNAAFAKHYKAETGETVTIQQSHGGSGKQARSVIDGLEADVVTLALESDINAIVQNGGKIKADWRGRLPDNSSPYTSTIVFLVRKGNPKNIHNWGDLVKGDVQIVTPNPKTSGGARWNYLAAWAWANEEFKGDQDKIKAYIADLYKRAPVLDSGARGSTVTFAQRQIGDVLLAWENEAYLAGEEFGKDAFEIVVPPISILAEPPVAVVDANVDAKGTRKVAEAYLQYLYSSEGQNLAAKHFYRPAKRDVVKPELLKALPDIKLVTIDDPLFGGWKKAQPEHFGDGGIFDQIYKPAR
- the cysT gene encoding sulfate ABC transporter permease subunit CysT, which gives rise to MTSATASKRWRMKEPSIIPGFGLTLGFSVAYLSLIILIPLAGLVWRASSLSGAEFLAILTDVRTLAALKISFGTALIAAVINAVFGVLICWVLVRYEFPGRRLIDSMVDLPFALPTAVAGIALSALYAPQGWIGSWFTSFGIRIAYTPIGITIALIFIGLPFVVRTVQPVMEEIDREVEEAAATLGANRFQTIFKVLLPSLTPAILTGFALAFARGVGEYGSVVFIAGNIPYVSEIAPLLIVIRLEEFNYAGATAIATMMLAISFAMLLVINLIQAWSRGRYGHG
- the cysW gene encoding sulfate ABC transporter permease subunit CysW — its product is MAERPSRTRAFRNPTDETPLTKLVLIGIGGAFLAFFLFLPLITVFVEAFRNGVERYAEALVEPDAAAAIRLTLTVAAIAVPFNLVFGLAAAWAIAKFEFRGKAFLITLIDLPFSISPVISGLVYVLLFGSQSVLGPMLKSYGIEILFAVPGIVLATVFVTFPFVARELIPLMQDQGTGDEEAALSLGASGWQTFWYVTLPNIKWGLLYGVLLCNARAMGEFGAVSVVSGHIRGLTNTMPLHVEILYNEYNMAAAFAVASLLAALALVTLVLKTLLEIRFGAGNAGGRRH
- a CDS encoding sulfate/molybdate ABC transporter ATP-binding protein; protein product: MDVSVSHVTKEFARFPALNDVSLDIRSGELIALLGPSGSGKTTLLRLIAGLDQPTEGQILFGGEDASHKSVQERNIGFVFQHYALFRHMTVAENIGFGLRVRPAATRPSKAETRQRVAELLDMVQLTGLEKRYPNQLSGGQRQRVALARAMAIEPRVLLLDEPFGALDAKVRKELRKWLREFHDRTGHTTVFVTHDQEEALELADRVVVMSQGRIEQIGSADDVYDRPGSPFVHRFIGEASELPVRVENGVVWLDDRPTGLKSEQAGRGSLFFRPHDVDFVDGCGGCLSGVVIGSRRLAGSRRVELELGGGRLRVEVDIALDNPAALKTSVSFRPRHWAIFPAAGEDYA
- a CDS encoding cold-shock protein, which translates into the protein MATGTVKFFAQDKGFGFITPDNGGPDVFVHISAVGFGASLTDGQKVSYDVGQDRKTGKSKAENVSVL
- a CDS encoding alpha/beta hydrolase; this translates as MRLPRLIRLAIAVALSFTAPYPALADDVSFAAKDGVQIHADLRKPIGTSRGTILLFHMAGSNKSEYEPLAPLLNKAGFGTLAVDQRSGGDLWGAVNETAANSRTSHTYADALPDLEAALGYATAHTSAPIAVWGSSYSSALVFVVAAHHPEVKALLAFSPAEYISGYSIQEEASRLTIPVFITSAPDAEEVMSAMALAKAVPNGLAQQYVPRHGVHGSSSLRHDANPVGAAENWRHVLAFLDKAMPRS
- a CDS encoding DUF1223 domain-containing protein, whose translation is MAHVNEIQKAAFAFSVVVGMAMPAHAADRSLTVVELFTSQGCSSCPPANANLGKISRRPDVLALSFSVTYWDYLGWKDTFGKPEFTQRQITYEPALNQPGPYTPQMVVNGLATTVGNRLDDVEALLAAAQPLNGPSLALRGGTVQVGWSETTLPADVWLIRYDPAIEAVPVARGENRGSTLPHTHVVRRLDRLGMWNGRRASFTLPASEHGLKTAVLVQRPNGGPILSAVTD
- a CDS encoding CopD family protein, with amino-acid sequence MYLLVKTVHVFAVVLTIGGVLLLAMTLRTIHPRIDERSRHVVESVLRWDIVVTTPALAVVWLAGFTMAFGAGWDTSIWLLLKMIPVVFLTGLHTIGADMLRRALRGQVKLPALVRHAPVATLVAFAAIAWLAVVKPF
- a CDS encoding YHS domain-containing (seleno)protein, producing MTGLLRKLLPLASALTLSLAANAFAEEIFATKGVAINGYDPVAYFTDHKPVKGSDKYTANYKGATFHFASAAHRDAFIADPAHFAPQYGGYCAYGTAQGHKAPTEPQAFTVVGNKLYLNYDDSVLKAWREDVPGNIAKADANWDTVKLQPEP
- a CDS encoding alpha/beta hydrolase family esterase; this translates as MRIYLLAMLAAALASPIAAEVPCGASTGCPIPGGEYRIAFPADGDVRGAFVYFHGWKGSADLQMEQRPLVAMTLAHHLAYVAVDGIEGGWSFPGSPTVRRDERRFIGALFDDLRQRYHFTPDRIVIGGFSIGASMAWYTACQQGEKAAGMVTFSGVFWNPLPKPSDCVSEIPPMVHFHGRADTTFPLEGRAIGDHFHQGDAFKSLAIMRQRARCDVTETRQIVVGGIVCDDVPDCLRGDSIMCLHNRGHEARAGWLDAGLAVLGFPK